In Candidatus Zixiibacteriota bacterium, one genomic interval encodes:
- a CDS encoding helicase-related protein has protein sequence QIRGMYAGDRSRKEILVEHGFRLPSALDNRPLFFEEFESHIDRVIFVSATPGEYELEKSQGVVVEQVIRPTGLCDPKISVRPLGSQVDDLIAEIRKRVSAGERTLVTTLTKRMAEDLSEYLNKLGMRVRYLHSEIDAIDRTEIIRDLRLAEFDVLVGINLLREGLDLPEVSLVAILDADKEGFLRSERSLIQTAGRAARHKNGEVIFYADKITDSMRKAMDETERRRIKQLAYNKEHNINPETIYKTREEILQATRFADSKTVEEKKIEKPDHFADMTAEGKIAFLLKAMRKAADNLEFETAAAIRDELKNLKMNLKKSRSRK, from the coding sequence CAGATTAGAGGGATGTATGCCGGGGACCGTTCGCGTAAGGAAATCCTGGTGGAGCATGGCTTCAGGCTGCCATCGGCGCTGGATAATCGTCCTTTATTTTTTGAGGAGTTTGAATCGCACATTGACCGGGTGATATTTGTGTCGGCGACTCCCGGGGAGTATGAATTGGAGAAGTCGCAGGGAGTGGTAGTGGAGCAGGTGATTCGGCCCACCGGGCTGTGCGACCCCAAAATATCAGTTCGTCCCCTGGGGAGCCAGGTTGACGATTTGATAGCCGAAATCAGAAAGCGAGTCAGCGCCGGGGAAAGAACGCTGGTGACAACTCTGACCAAGCGCATGGCGGAGGATTTGTCGGAATATTTGAACAAACTGGGGATGCGTGTGCGTTATTTACATAGTGAGATTGATGCTATCGACCGGACCGAAATCATCCGCGACCTGCGGCTGGCCGAATTTGACGTTCTCGTTGGTATCAATCTGCTGCGCGAAGGATTGGATTTACCGGAGGTTTCCCTGGTGGCGATACTGGATGCCGACAAGGAAGGCTTCCTGAGGTCGGAGAGGTCATTGATACAGACCGCCGGAAGAGCGGCGCGTCACAAAAACGGCGAAGTTATATTCTATGCCGACAAAATCACCGACTCCATGCGCAAGGCGATGGACGAAACTGAGCGGAGACGGATAAAGCAGCTGGCGTACAATAAGGAGCATAATATAAATCCGGAAACGATATATAAGACCCGTGAGGAAATATTGCAGGCGACCCGTTTCGCGGACTCCAAGACGGTAGAGGAGAAAAAAATCGAAAAGCCGGACCATTTTGCGGATATGACGGCGGAGGGTAAAATTGCGTTTCTTCTGAAAGCGATGCGCAAAGCGGCGGACAATCTCGAATTTGAAACGGCGGCAGCAATCCGCGATGAGCTCAAAAATCTGAAAATGAACCTTAAGAAAAGCCGGAGTCGCAAGTGA
- a CDS encoding prohibitin family protein, producing MKNRWSNLGLMILMGAILMSGLVGCGTQIPSGHRGVFYYKFGDGTEMGKIYPEGFLFHFPWNNVFLYKIQLDERKEDLRVLSADGATIGLEVSIWYRPIVDKLDSLQVTIGPQFFDIAVAPALRGQARSVIGRYKPEELYSTKREIIASEILHGMREQLKDKYVTVENVIIRDVGLPQKISEAINAKLEADQESQKMQFILTKEKQEAERKRIEAQGIADFQKIVASGVTPSLLTWKGIEATQKLAESPNTKVIVIGNSKNGLPVILDATEK from the coding sequence ATGAAAAATCGCTGGAGCAATCTGGGACTGATGATACTTATGGGAGCAATCCTCATGTCCGGCTTGGTAGGATGCGGCACGCAGATCCCGTCGGGACACCGGGGTGTCTTTTATTATAAATTTGGCGACGGCACCGAGATGGGGAAGATTTATCCGGAAGGGTTCCTGTTCCATTTTCCCTGGAATAATGTATTCCTTTACAAAATCCAGCTGGATGAACGGAAAGAGGATTTGCGAGTATTGTCGGCGGACGGCGCTACCATTGGTTTGGAAGTCAGTATTTGGTATCGACCGATTGTCGACAAACTCGATTCCCTTCAGGTTACCATAGGCCCTCAGTTCTTCGATATTGCCGTAGCCCCGGCGCTGCGCGGGCAGGCGCGGAGTGTCATAGGCCGCTACAAGCCGGAAGAGCTCTATTCGACCAAACGGGAAATCATCGCCTCGGAAATTCTTCACGGGATGCGTGAACAGCTGAAAGACAAATATGTGACGGTGGAGAATGTGATTATACGCGATGTAGGGCTGCCGCAGAAAATATCGGAGGCAATAAATGCCAAACTGGAAGCCGACCAGGAATCCCAGAAAATGCAGTTCATCCTGACCAAGGAAAAGCAGGAGGCGGAAAGGAAACGGATTGAAGCACAGGGAATAGCCGATTTCCAGAAAATAGTTGCCTCTGGGGTGACGCCTTCGCTTCTTACCTGGAAAGGAATTGAAGCGACGCAGAAATTAGCGGAATCACCTAATACAAAAGTTATAGTGATCGGAAACTCCAAAAACGGACTACCGGTGATACTTGATGCTACGGAAAAATAG